The Mycoplasmopsis columbinasalis genomic interval GAAGCAGCAGGACAAACATTAAGAGGTAAATTCTCATTTGCAAACAAAACACCAGACTATTCTGTTGTATTTAGAACAGGAGCAACCCCTAGTTCAACAGAACCTACGACTAAAGCAACTCTTAAATTTACTGTTAGTTACAAAGGTCAAGCTTCTGAAGAAAAAACTGTTGACTTTACAGTTCCTATCACTGCATCATAAAATTAATTACAATACTATTTTTAAAACGAGCAGTTTTGCTCGTTTTTTAATTCAAAAAAACTATTTTCACAAACTATTTTAGTTTTGAATTTGTTTTTTTACTACGAAGACTAAAATTTAATTAGATAGGAAATTTTTTGCGAAAAATATTAAATTTGTGACTTCAATATTGTCAGCAACAACCACAACGTATCAATTCACTAGACACAAACTAATATTGGAAAAATTACGCATAAACACAAATTTGTTATCTGTGACATCAAACAGAATTTGTTGGATTTCAAACACTAAAAGAGAGGTAATATGAAATTAAAAAAATTTTCATTCTTATTATCAGCTGCTTCAATAGTTGCTGCTGTTCCTTTGCTCTCAGCTGCTTGTGCGCAAGTTAGCGATAGCGAAGCAGTACAAGTAGAACTAAATAAAATTACAGGTGCTGTATTTGACGGTAACGAAGCAGATAAAGCCAGAATTTTGGCTACCAACGTTGTGGCTGGGCAAATAAAATTAATGGCCGGGGATACCGAATTTAAACTTAAACCAGAAAGTGGTCTTAGTTTAAATTTACTCTTAGAGGGTTCAAATATTAATGGTACCTTACGCGTTAGCGTAACTGTGCAAAAAGGTGACCAGAAAGCTACTACTCGCCAACCTTTACTTATTACTGGGTTTAAAAAAGTTGCTCCTCTTACTAACTCGCAACTTAAAGAATTACTTAGTGGCAAACTTCTAACAAGAACCAATTTTCCTAATGAAGAAGGAGCAAGTGTCAAATTAACTTATGCCACTGCAACTCCTGATACATTACCAACTGAATTACGTGCTTTAATTGCAAGCAACGATGTTGCACAGCGAAATCAAGCTTTAGCTAAACTCAAATTAGAATTAACTAAAAGTGCTACCCAAAAGGCTTTAACTGAAGTGTTCCCTAGTTTAGGCGAACCACAGTATGAAGTAAGTGGTCCTGCTAATGATCCAGAAGGTGAATTAAAACTTAAAGTAACTTTAAAATCGGAAAACAATTTTGCCACAGAAGAAATGGTTGTTGGCAATTTGCAAAAATTAAGTGACCGCAACAAAATTAAAGCTAACACAGAAGCAAATGAATTAATTGCACTTACGCCTATACTTCAATCTGAATCAACATGACTAAATGTTGCTGATTTTATCACTCAATACAACAGTGATGAAAAACTTAAGCAAGCCTTTACTTTTGAAAAGTTACCAAAAAATTACCAAGTGGAATTTATTGGTCAAGCTACTCCTGGCAAAGACAATGGTACTGTGTCACTTAAATTTGTGGTTAAATATCAAGAACAAGTTTCAAGTGAAAATTCAGTACTCTTTACTGTGCCACTGGCAAAAGAAACCGATGTGCAAGCACAACTCGATTTAATTCAATATATCGATTATGAAGTAAATGGCACCAGAACTAAAGCACTTCTACCCTCAAATGCAAATAACAAAAACTTTGTTGCACTTACTGCAGACAAGAGTGCCTACAAAACACCAACTAGTACTTGAAAAATTGCCTTTACTGCTTTAGAACCAAATAATGACTTAGGAACACTTAAAGTAAAAGTAACTCTAACATTAGGTAAAATTTCGAGAGAAAAAACAATTGAAGTTGAAGGCTTTAATACACTCCTTAATGAAGAAGTAGACACTAAAATTACGAGTGTGCATTATCCTAACAAGACTAACGTTTTACCTTCTGCAGTTGACCGCAACAAATTTCAGGCACAAGCAGGAACAAATGCTTACACACCAACAAGTTCAGATGTAACCGTTAGTTATGTAATTATTCCTGGAAGTGATAATGATGTTGCCGGCACGATCAAAGTGAAAGTAATTCTCGAAAACACAAAAACTAAAAAATTGCTGAAAAAACTTTTGATGTTGAAGGTTTCCAGACCACACAAAACTTCCTTAACGACCAAGTGGCAAATATTACCAGCGCACAAGTTAGTGACAAAGAAAATATTTTGCCAAGTGATTTTCAAAAATTGGACGCCGAAACTCTCAAAACTAGAGTACAGCTTAGTTATCAAGTTCCACTGGGCGCGCAAGCTACTTATGCAGTTGTTCCTGACTCAGTAAATGATCAAACAGGTCAACTAAAAGTTGCTATTACTTTGAGTAAAGATGGTGTGCAAGCCACTTCAGCTCCAATTCTTATCACTGGCTTTTTAACTGCAGCGCAAGACGCAGTAAACAAAGCAATTCAACACCTCACTTCGGCACAAATTATTTATCAAAACAAAACTAACGTTTTACCTGAGGATGCACAAAATAGTGGTTTTAGCCTCGCAGATAACACAGTTGCTAATGACATTACACCAAGTTTTGAAATCATAAACGGTACAGCTGAAAATCAAGCAGGCCAACTAAAAGTTAAAGTCACTCTGACTAAAGACGGAAAAAGCGCAACCAGCGAGCCACTTACGATTACTGAGTTTCTTACTACTGACCAAAAAGCGGTAAATGATGCTAAAGCAGCAATTACAATTGTTGATTACACAGACAAAGCTTCAGTTTTACCATTAGCTGCAGATTCTACTAAATTTAACGTTACTCAAGATCCAACTCAAAATCCAGCTGCAGGAATCACTGTTTCTTATGAAATTGTTGAGAATTCACAAAATAATGATGCTGGTACTTTAAAAGTAAAAGTGATTTTAACAAAGAACGAGAAACAAGCAGTTACTAAGGAATTTGAAGTTAGCGGTTTCTTAACTAACGATCAAAAACTTGTTAATGAAGAACTTGCTAAAATTTCAAGCGCAAACATTGATTATCCTGAAAAGTCTAATGCTTTGCCAACTGATGCTGTTGAAAATAACTTTAGACTTTCAGTGCAACTTGCTGATGGTGTGACACCAAGTTATGAAATTGTTTCTAATTCACAACAAGATGCACTTGGTACTTTAAAAGTAAAAGTGATTTTAACAAAGAACGAGAAACAAGCAGTTACTGAGGAATTTGAAGTTAGCGGTTTCTTAACTAGTGATCAAAAACTTGTTAACGAAGAACTTGCTAAAATTTCAAGCGCAAGCATTGATTATCCTGAAAAGTCTAATACCTTGCCAAATGATGCTGATGAAAATAACTTTACACTTTCAGCAGTGCAGCTTGCTGATGGTGTGACACCAAGTTATGAAATTGTTGATAGTTCACGAAAAGATGGTGAAGGCACTTTACAAGTTAAAGTGACCTTAACTAAAAATGGCAAAACCGCTGTTTCTGATGTTTTACTAATTACTGGTTTTCTTACTACTGACAAAAAAGCTGTAAACGATGCTAAAACAGCAATTACAAGTGTTGATTACACAGGCAAAGAGTCAGTTTTACCATCAGAAGTAACAGATTCAAATTTAACTTTTACTGTTACTCAAGCTCCAACAGATCATGAAATCGATGTTTCTTACCGAATCGTTCCTAGCTCGCAAAATGATGCGGAAGGTACTCTAAAAGTTCAAGTTACATTAACCAAAAATAATGAAAGTGCAGTTACTGGTGAATTCGATGTTAGCGGTTTCTTAACTAGTGACAAAAAACTTCTTAACGATGAACTTGCTAAAATCACTAGTGTTGATTATCGCGACAAAGAAAATGTGTTGCCATCAAACGCGGATGTGAATAATTTCACAATTCAACCTACACTAACAACAGATGTGACTCCAACGTATGAAATTGTTGATGGTTCAAAAGATGATGAAAACGGTTCACTACAAGTGAAGGTTGTTCTATCTAAGAATAATAATTCCGTTACTTCTCAACCTTTCACGGTGAATGGTTTTAAAACTAGCGAACCATCTGAAGAAAGCATAGAAGTCACTCCAGCTTAGACCATAGTTAATTCACGCCCAAATGAGGTGTATTGTACAGAAGAAGAATTTGGTGATGACTGAGATTAATGCAATGTTAAACTATATGTGTTCTCTAAGTTAAAATATAGTTTAACAACGCGAATTATTTACTGGTGTGTTTCTAACTAGTGTTAAGTTAAATAAGAAAACTTTGTTACTAATTTATTTATAGACTCAGTAACTTTTACAAAGTAAAATTGTAAGAAGTATAGTTATCAATTTTTATCAAACTAAAGCTAGTAAGATTAAACAAAATAAAAAACGAGTGTTTTACCTCGTTTTTTTATTTGCTGACATATAGATTAATAATGACGAGTAAATTTTAATGTTTTTTAATAACAATAAATTTGTATTTTTGAATTTATTTATATAGAAAGTTTTAAGTTGTGTTAATCATATTGTTTATTTCGAAAATTTTGCAATAACAAATGGTTCTAACAAAATTTTGTTTAGAAATTTAAAATAAAAACGAGCAAAATTGCTCGTTTTAAAAATAGTGTGTAATTAATCTTGTGATGGTTGAGTGATAGGAACCATAAAATCAACTGTTTTTCATCAGAAGCTTGACCACTGAAGCTAATTGTAAATTTAAGAGTTGCGTTAGAATCATCGTCAGTTTTTTTAACAGCACCATCTTTAAATACTACTCTGTATCCCTCAGTAACATCAGCAAATGTAAAGCCTTCTGCTAATGCAGCGTCACTACTACTGTTAAAATCTGTTACAAACGCATTAACTGTTTCTCAGGTTCGAACTTGCGGATCTTTTGGAGTTTGACTAGCTAATTAGTTTGCTTTTTTATCTGCTTTCGCTTTTCTTAAATTCTCCAGTAACTTCAAGTTCTTTGGTAACTGGAGTTTCTGAAGTACCTTTTCTTACAGAAACAATAACTGTAAGTTTACCAGTTTCAGCATTTACACCAGTATTGTTTGCTTTAAGTTTAATATGAGCTTCGATGTTTGAGCCTGCTGGAGCTTCATACTTGCTACCATCTTCTTTTTGAAGTTGAAGTTGTGCAACGGTAACAGTTGTAGGATCTGTTGTTGCTTGATTCTCACCAGTGAAAGCTACTTTCTTAATTAAGTCTAATTGACTTTGTGCTGTAACTTCAGCTTCTGGAGATGGGTTTGATGTTTTCTTAAATTCTCCAGTAACTTCAAGTTCTTTGGTAACTGGAGTTTCTGAAGTGCCTTTTCTTACAGAAACAATAACTGTAAGTTTACCAGTTTCAGCATTTACACCAGTATTGTTTTCTTTAAGTTTAATATGAGCTTCGATGTTTGAGCCTGCTGGAGCTTCATACTTGCTACCATCTTCTTTTTGAAGTTGAAGTTGTGCAACGGTAACAGTTGTAGGATCTGTTGTTGCTTGATTCTCACCAGTGAAAGCTACTTTCTTAATTAAGTCTAATTGACTTTTTGCTGTAACTTCTGTTGTTGCGGTTTTACCACATGAAACAGCAACTAATGGTACTGCAACTGTTGCAGCAGTAGCAGACAATAAGAATGAGAATTTTTTGAGTTTCACTTTTCTCTCCTTGTGTATTGTTTGAATTATTTTGTAAAGAAATTTCTTGTTGTAAAAATGCTAAAAATTATGCATTTAGCACCTAAGTTTAATCTAGATTGAATTCTTGATCTAGACCTATTTCATAGTTAGATTCAACTAGTGAAATCTACTTTGTTCCTGGAAATTCTTACTGTTGCTACTCCTCAAAAAGCAGAAAAAAACGAGCAAAATTGCTCGTTTAAAAAATAGTGTTGTAATTAATCTTGTGATGGTTGAGTGATAGGAACCATAAAGTCAACAGTTTTTTCTTCAGAAGTTTGACCACTGAAGCTAACTGTAAATTTAAGAGTTGCTTTAGACTCATCGTCTGTTTTTTGACAGCGCCATCTTTAAATACTGCTCTGTATCCTTCAGCAACATCAGCAAATGTGAAGGCTTCTCTTAATGTTTGACCTGAAGCTTCACTATTGTTAAAGGCTGCTACAAACTCATCAACTGATGCTCAAGTTAGACTTCCTGAATATGTAACATTAGTTGCAGCTAATCTAGTTGCTTCAGCATCTGCCTTAGCTTTCTTAGCAGCTGCATCTTGAGCTGTAGTTAAGAAACCACTAACTTCTAATTCACCAGTAACTGCAGTTTTATCACCTTTGGTTAAGGTAGCTTTAACTTTTAAAGTACCAGAAGCGTCATTTTGTGAGTTAGCAACAATTTCATAAGAAACAGCAATTCCAGCTGCTGGAGCTTGAGTAACACTAAATTTAGTTACATCTGCAGTTGAGGGTAAAACTGAAGCTTTGTCGGCGTAATCAGCACTTGTAATTGCTGTTTTAGCATCGTTTACAGCTTTTTGGTCGCTAGTTAAAAAGCCTTCTAACACAATATCTTTTGATTCTCTTGACACATCATCGAAAGTAACTTTTACTTTAACAGTAAGTTTTCCTTTTGCATCTTCAGCAGAAACTTTAACAACGTCTCATGATCAAACTTTTTCCCCAACAGCTGCTGGAACAACATAGTCTTTGTCATTTTCTTTTGCTTTGAAATTTGTTTTTGTAACAGTAACTGCTGATGGAAGCACTTTGTCTTTTGCTTTTTCACCAGCACCTAAGTATTCAACAGCTGTAATTTTGTTTGCTTCAGCTTGTACTTCTGCTGCTTTTTTATTTGCGCTAGTTAAGAAGCCATCTAAAGTAACTTCTTTTGATTCAGCAAAAAGTGTACCGCTAGTAACTTTTACTTTAACTTTTAAAGTACCTGCTACATCATCTGGTGTTTTCACAAATTCTGTTGCTCAGCTACCACCAACAGGAAGTACATAGTTTTGTTCTCCTGCTTTAGCAACTAACTTGGCATCATCAACTTGTGATGGAAGCACTTTATCTTTAGCACTTGTTTCGGTACCGTTGTATTCAACAGCTGTAATCTTAGCTGCTTCAGTGTTAACTTGTTCTTGAGTAACGTTTTGAGCAGCAGGTTCAGCTTTAAAACCTGTTAAAGATAATTCTTTTGTTAGAGGTGTTTCTGCGCCTTTTTGTACTGAAACTTTAACTTTTAAAGAACCATCAACTGCTAGTCTTGTTGTAATTTCAAAAGCAACTTTTACATCGCTACCAGTTGGAGCCTTGTAATCTGCTTCGCCAGCTTTAAGTTTAAGTTGCTCGTTTGTTACGTCGTTAACTGAAGTGTTAGCTTGGTCTGTTCCAGTGAAAGCTACTGCTGTAATTTTGTCGAGCTCGCCTTGTGCTGTAACTTCTGTTGTTGCGGTTTTACCACATGAAACAGCAACTAATGGTACTGCAACTGTTGCAGCAGTAGCAGACAATAAGAATGAGAATTTTTTGAGTTTCACTTTTCTCTCCTTGTGTATTGATTGAATTATTTTGTTAAGAAATTTCTTGTTGTAAAAATGCTAAAAATTATGCATTTAGCACCTAAGTTTAATCTAGATTGAATTCTTGATCTAGACCTATTTCATAGTTAGATTCGACTAGTGAAATCTACTTTGTTCCTGGAAATTCTTACTGTTGCTACTCCTCAAAAAATAGAAAAAAACGAGCAAAATTGCTCGTTTAAAAATAGTGTTGTAATTAACCTTGTGATGGTGCTGGAGTGATAGGAACTGTAAAGTCAACTGCTGTTTCTTCAGAAGCTTGACCTTTGTAACTAACAGTAAATTTAAGAGTTGCTTTAGTCGCAGCTTCTGTTGAACTAGGGGTTGCTCCTGTTCTAAATACAACAGAATAGTCTGGTGTTTTGTTTGCAAATGAGAATTTACCTCTTAATGTTTGTCCTGCTGCTTCTCCATTATTGTATGCAGCAACAAATGCATTAACATCTGCTCATGTTTCTTCACCTGTAATTGAAACTTGTGTTGCTGCTAATCTAGTTGCTTCAGCATCTGCTTTGTTTTTGTTGTCTTGATCTGTAGTTAAGAAACCTTCCAATTCAAAAGTATTTGTTGATTCTTTTGACACGCCATCAAAAGTAACTTTTACTTTAACAGTAAGTTTTCCTTCTGCGTCATTAGCAAGAACTTTAACAAAATCTAATGATCAAGCTTTTCCTTCAACAGCTGTTGGGAGATCGTAGTTATTGTTATTTACTTTCGCTTTAAAATTTGTATTTATAAAAGTAACTGCTGATGGAAGCACTTTGTCTTTTGCGTTTGCATCAGTTCCTAAGTATTCAACAGCTGTAATTTTGTTTGCTTCAGCTTGTATTTCTGCGTCTTTTTTAGCTGCTGCAGTTAAGAAACCTTCTAACACAAAGTCTTTCGAATCTTTTGACTCACCATCAAAAGTAATTGTTACTTTAACAGTGAGTTTTCCTTCTGCATCATTAGCAGAAACTTTAACAACGTCTCATGATCAAACTTTTTCCCCAATAGCTGCTGGAACAACATAGTCTTTGTCATTTTCTTTTGCTTTGAAATTTGTTTTTGTAACAGTAACTGCTGATGGAAGTACTTTGTCTTTCGCTTTTTCACGAGTGCCTAAGTATTCAACATTTGTAATTTTGTTTGCTTCAGCTTGTACTTCTGCTGCTTTTTTATTTGCGCTAGTTAAGAAGCCATCTAAAGTAACTTCTTTTGATTCAGCAAAAAGTGTACCGCTAGTAACTTTTACTTTAACTTTTAAAGTACCTGCTACATCATCTGGTGTTTTCACAAATTCTGTTGCTCAGCTACCACCAACAGGAAGTACATAGCCTTGTTCACCCGCTTTAACAACTAACTTGGCATCATCAACTTGTGATGGAAGCACTTTATCTTTAACACTTGCTTCGGTACCGTTGTATTCAACAGCTGTAATTTTAGCTGCTTCAGCGTCAACTTCTGCTTGTGTAACGTTTTGAATAGCAGGTTCAGCTTTAAAACCTGTTAAAGGTAATTCTTTTGTTAGAGGTGTTTCTGCACCTTTTTGTACTGAAACTTTAACTTTTAAAGAACCATCAACTGCTAATCTTGTTGTAATTTCAAAAACAACTTTTACATCGCTACCAGTTGGAGCTTTGTAATCTGCTTCGCCAGCTTTAAGTTTAAGTTGTTCTTTCGTTACATTGTTTACTGAAGTGTTAGCTTGATCTGTTCCAGTGAAAACTACTGCTGTAATTTTGTCGATCTCGCCTTTTGCTGTAACTTCTGTTGTTGCGATTTTACCACATGAAACAGCAACTAATGGTACTGCAACTGTTGCAGCAGTAGCAGACAATAAGAATGAGAATTTTTTGAGTTTCACTTTTCTCTCCTTGTGTATTGATTGAATTATTTTGTAAAGAAATTTCTTATTGTAAAAATGCTAAAAATTATGCATTTAGCACCTAAGTTTAGTCTAGATTGAATTCTTGATCTAGACCTATTTCATAGTTAGATTCGATTAGTGAAATCTACTTTGTTCCTGGAAATTCTTACTGTTGCTACTCCTCAAAAAATAGAAAAAAACGAGCAAAATTGCTCGTTTAAAAATAGTGTTGTAATTAACCTTGTGATGGTGCTGGAGTGATAGGAACTGTAAAGTCAACTGCTGTTTCTTCAGAAGCTTGACCTTTGTAACTAACAGTAAATTTAAGAGTTGCTTTAGTCGCAGCTTCTGTTGAACTAGGGGTTGCTCCTGTTCTAAATACAACAGAATAGTCTGGTGTTTTGTTTGCAAATGAGAATTTACCTCTTAATGTTTGTCCTGCTGCTTCTCCATTATTGTATGCAGCAACAAATGCATTAACATCTGCTCATGTTTCTTCACCTGTAATTGAAACTTGTGTTGCTGCTAATCTAGTTGCTTCAGCATCTGCTTTGTTTTTGTTGTCTTGATCTGTAGTTAAGAAACCTTCCAATTCAAAAGTATTTGTTGGTTCTTTTGACACGCCATCAAAAGTAACTTTTACTTTAACAGTAAGTTTTCCTTCTGCGTCATTAGCAAGAACTTTAACAAAATCTAATGATCAAGCTTTTCCTTCAACAGCTGTTGGGAGATCGTAGTTATTGTTATTTACTTTCGCTTTAAAATTTGTATTTATAAAAGTAACTGCTGATGGAAGCACTTTGTCTTTTGCGTTTGCATCAGTGCCTAAGTATTCAACAGCTGTAATTTTGTTTGCTTCAGCTTGTACTTCTGCTTCTTTTTTAGCTGCTGCAGTTAAGAAACCTTCTAATACAAAGTTTTTTGAATCTTTTGACACGCCATCGAAAGTAACTTTTACTTTAACAGTAAGTTTTCCTTCTGCATCATTAGCAGAAACTTTAACAACGTCTCATGATCAAACTTTTTCCCCAACAGCTGCTGGAACAACATAGTCTTTGTCATTTTCTTTTGCTTTGAAATTTGTTTTTGTAACAGTAACTGCTGATGGAAGTACTTTGTCTTTTGCACTTTCGCCAGTGCCTAAGTATTCAACAGCTGTAATTTTGTTTGCTTCAGCTTGTACTTCTGCTGCTTTTTTATTTGCGCTAGTTAAGAAGTCATTTAAAGTAACTTCTTTTGATTCAGCAAAAAGTGTACCGCTAGTAACTTTTACTTTAACTTTTAAAGTACCTGCTGCATCATCTGGTGTTTTCACAAATTCTGTTGCTCAGTTGCCGCCAACAAGAAGTACATAGTTTTGTTCTCCTGCTTTAACAACTAACTTAGCATCAGCAACTTGTGATGGAAGCACTTTTTCTTTAGCACTTGCTTCAGCACCGTTGTATTCAACAGCTGTAATTTTAGCTGCTTCAGCGTCAACTTCTGCTTGTGTAACGTTTTGAACTGCAGGTTCAGCTTTAAAACCTGTTAAAGGTAATTCTTTTGTTAGAGGTTTTTCTGCGCCTTTTTGTACTGAAACCTTAACTTTTAAAGAGCCATCAACCGCTAATCTTGTTGTAATTTCAAAAGCAACTTTTACATCGCTACCAGTTGGAGCTTTGTAATCTGCTTCGCCAGTTTTAAGTTTAAGTTGTTCTTTCGTTACATTGTTTACTGAAGTGTTAGCTTGATCTGTTCCAGTGAAAACTACTGCTGTAATTTTGTCGAGCTCGCTTTGTGCTGTAACTTCTGTTGTTGCGGTTTTACCACATGAAACAGCAACTAATGGTACTGCAACTGTTGCGGCAGTAGCAGACAATAAGAATGAGAATTTTTTGAGTTTCACTTTTCTCTCCTTGTGTATTGATTGAATTATTTTGTAAAAAAATTTCTTGTTGTAAAAATGCTAAAAATTATGCATTTAGCACCTAAGTTTAATCTAGATTGAATTCTTGATCTAGACCTATTTCATAGTTAGATTCGACTAGTGAAATCTACTTTGTTCCTGGAAATTCTTACTGTTGCTACTTCTCAAAAAGCAGAAAAAAACGAGCAAAATTGCTCGTTTAAAAAATAGTGTTGTAATTAATCTTATGATGATGATGTAGGAGTAATAGGAACTGTAAAGTCAACTGTTTTTTCTTCAGAAGTTTGACCACTGAAGTTAACTGTAAATTTAAGAGTTGCTTTTGTTTGGTCACTTTCTTTTTTAACTGCACCATCTTTAAATACTGCTCTGTATCCATCAGCAAGACCATCAAATTTAAAGCCATTTCTTAATTCTTGACCTGAAGCGTCACTATTGTTAAAGGCTGTTACAAACGCATCAACTGATTCTCAGGTTCGACTTTCTGGACCTTTTGGAGTTTGATTAACTAATTCGTTTGCTTTTGCATCTGCTTTGTTTTTGTTGTCTTGATCTGTAGTTAAGAAACCACTAACTTCCAATTCACCAGTAACTGCAGTTTTGCCACCCTTGGTTAAGGTAGCTTTAACTTTTAAAGTACCAGCATCATTATTTTTCGAGTTAGCAACAATTCCATAAGTAACAGTGATTCCTGCATCTGGATCTGGAGTTTGAGTAACACTAAATTTCTTTAAATCTGTTACTTCTGATGGTAAAACTGAAGCTTTGTCGGCGTAATCAGCACTTTTAATTGCTGCTTTAGCATCATTTACAGCTTTTTGGTCGCTAGTTAAGAAACCTTCTACCACAATGTCTTGCGATTCTTTTGTCACGCCATCAAATGTAATTGTTACTTTAACAGTAAGCTTTCCTTCTGCATCATTATCAGAAACTTTAGCAACGTCTCATGATCAAACTTTTTCCCCAACAGCTTCTGGAACAACATAGTCTTTGTCATTTTCTTTTGCTTTGAAATTTGTTTTTGTAACATTAACTGCTGATGGAAGTACTTTGTCTTTTGCACTTTCGGCAGTGTCTAAGTATTCAACAGCTGTAATTTTGTTTGCTTCAGCTTGTACTTCTGCTTCTTTTTTAGCTGCTGCAGTTAAGAAGTTACCAGTAACTTGAATTTCTTTGGTAACTGGAGCTTCTGAAGTACCTTTTCTTACAGAAACAATAACTGTGAGTGTACCAGCTTGAGCATTTACACCAGTATTGTTTTCTTTAAGTTTAATATGAGCTTCGATGTTTGAGCCTGCTGGAGCTTCATACTTGCTACCATCTTCTTTTTGAAGTTGAAGTTGTGCAACGGTAACAGTTGTAGGATCTGTTGTTGCTTGATTCTCACCAGTGAAAGCTACTTTCTTAATTAAGTCTAATTGACTTTG includes:
- a CDS encoding lipoprotein 17-related variable surface protein, giving the protein MKLKKFSFLLSATAATVAVPLVAVSCGKIATTEVTAKGEIDKITAVVFTGTDQANTSVNNVTKEQLKLKAGEADYKAPTGSDVKVVFEITTRLAVDGSLKVKVSVQKGAETPLTKELPLTGFKAEPAIQNVTQAEVDAEAAKITAVEYNGTEASVKDKVLPSQVDDAKLVVKAGEQGYVLPVGGSWATEFVKTPDDVAGTLKVKVKVTSGTLFAESKEVTLDGFLTSANKKAAEVQAEANKITNVEYLGTREKAKDKVLPSAVTVTKTNFKAKENDKDYVVPAAIGEKVWSWDVVKVSANDAEGKLTVKVTITFDGESKDSKDFVLEGFLTAAAKKDAEIQAEANKITAVEYLGTDANAKDKVLPSAVTFINTNFKAKVNNNNYDLPTAVEGKAWSLDFVKVLANDAEGKLTVKVKVTFDGVSKESTNTFELEGFLTTDQDNKNKADAEATRLAATQVSITGEETWADVNAFVAAYNNGEAAGQTLRGKFSFANKTPDYSVVFRTGATPSSTEAATKATLKFTVSYKGQASEETAVDFTVPITPAPSQG
- a CDS encoding lipoprotein 17-related variable surface protein — its product is MKLKKFSFLLSATAATVAVPLVAVSCGKTATTEVTAKSQLDLIKKVAFTGENQATTDPTTVTVAQLQLQKEDGSKYEAPAGSNIEAHIKLKENNTGVNAETGKLTVIVSVRKGTSETPVTKELEVTGEFKKTSNPSPEAEVTAQSQLDLIKKVAFTGENQATTDPTTVTVAQLQLQKEDGSKYEAPAGSNIEAHIKLKANNTGVNAETGKLTVIVSVRKGTSETPVTKELEVTGEFKKSESR
- a CDS encoding lipoprotein 17-related variable surface protein: MKLKKFSFLLSATAATVAVPLVAVSCGKTATTEVTAQGELDKITAVAFTGTDQANTSVNDVTNEQLKLKAGEADYKAPTGSDVKVAFEITTRLAVDGSLKVKVSVQKGAETPLTKELSLTGFKAEPAAQNVTQEQVNTEAAKITAVEYNGTETSAKDKVLPSQVDDAKLVAKAGEQNYVLPVGGSWATEFVKTPDDVAGTLKVKVKVTSGTLFAESKEVTLDGFLTSANKKAAEVQAEANKITAVEYLGAGEKAKDKVLPSAVTVTKTNFKAKENDKDYVVPAAVGEKVWSWDVVKVSAEDAKGKLTVKVKVTFDDVSRESKDIVLEGFLTSDQKAVNDAKTAITSADYADKASVLPSTADVTKFSVTQAPAAGIAVSYEIVANSQNDASGTLKVKATLTKGDKTAVTGELEVSGFLTTAQDAAAKKAKADAEATRLAATNVTYSGSLTWASVDEFVAAFNNSEASGQTLREAFTFADVAEGYRAVFKDGAVKKQTMSLKQLLNLQLASVVKLLKKKLLTLWFLSLNHHKINYNTIF
- a CDS encoding lipoprotein 17-related variable surface protein, producing MKLKKFSFLLSAASIVAAVPLLSAACAQVSDSEAVQVELNKITGAVFDGNEADKARILATNVVAGQIKLMAGDTEFKLKPESGLSLNLLLEGSNINGTLRVSVTVQKGDQKATTRQPLLITGFKKVAPLTNSQLKELLSGKLLTRTNFPNEEGASVKLTYATATPDTLPTELRALIASNDVAQRNQALAKLKLELTKSATQKALTEVFPSLGEPQYEVSGPANDPEGELKLKVTLKSENNFATEEMVVGNLQKLSDRNKIKANTEANELIALTPILQSESTWLNVADFITQYNSDEKLKQAFTFEKLPKNYQVEFIGQATPGKDNGTVSLKFVVKYQEQVSSENSVLFTVPLAKETDVQAQLDLIQYIDYEVNGTRTKALLPSNANNKNFVALTADKSAYKTPTSTWKIAFTALEPNNDLGTLKVKVTLTLGKISREKTIEVEGFNTLLNEEVDTKITSVHYPNKTNVLPSAVDRNKFQAQAGTNAYTPTSSDVTVSYVIIPGSDNDVAGTIKVKVILENTKTKKLLKKLLMLKVSRPHKTSLTTKWQILPAHKLVTKKIFCQVIFKNWTPKLSKLEYSLVIKFHWARKLLMQLFLTQ
- a CDS encoding lipoprotein 17-related variable surface protein, whose protein sequence is MDAETLKTRVQLSYQVPLGAQATYAVVPDSVNDQTGQLKVAITLSKDGVQATSAPILITGFLTAAQDAVNKAIQHLTSAQIIYQNKTNVLPEDAQNSGFSLADNTVANDITPSFEIINGTAENQAGQLKVKVTLTKDGKSATSEPLTITEFLTTDQKAVNDAKAAITIVDYTDKASVLPLAADSTKFNVTQDPTQNPAAGITVSYEIVENSQNNDAGTLKVKVILTKNEKQAVTKEFEVSGFLTNDQKLVNEELAKISSANIDYPEKSNALPTDAVENNFRLSVQLADGVTPSYEIVSNSQQDALGTLKVKVILTKNEKQAVTEEFEVSGFLTSDQKLVNEELAKISSASIDYPEKSNTLPNDADENNFTLSAVQLADGVTPSYEIVDSSRKDGEGTLQVKVTLTKNGKTAVSDVLLITGFLTTDKKAVNDAKTAITSVDYTGKESVLPSEVTDSNLTFTVTQAPTDHEIDVSYRIVPSSQNDAEGTLKVQVTLTKNNESAVTGEFDVSGFLTSDKKLLNDELAKITSVDYRDKENVLPSNADVNNFTIQPTLTTDVTPTYEIVDGSKDDENGSLQVKVVLSKNNNSVTSQPFTVNGFKTSEPSEESIEVTPA